The following coding sequences lie in one Rutidosis leptorrhynchoides isolate AG116_Rl617_1_P2 chromosome 4, CSIRO_AGI_Rlap_v1, whole genome shotgun sequence genomic window:
- the LOC139840636 gene encoding large ribosomal subunit protein cL38, producing the protein MSVSAIFGVKLSPNPSVGLGSYTRVPSAVVTVDNKNNNLRIGGGGGEGLIIECSSRPQKKATAHHRKTRPKKTQPWDRNRGPTVYPPLPSLPSEWSFAPATDNDSQVESSPSSSE; encoded by the coding sequence ATGTCGGTGTCCGCAATTTTCGGAGTGAAATTATCCCCAAACCCTAGTGTTGGTCTAGGTTCGTACACGAGGGTACCATCAGCGGTTGTTACTGttgataataagaacaataatttacgTATTGGAGGAGGAGGAGGAGAAGGGTTAATAATTGAGTGTTCATCAAGGCCACAGAAGAAGGCGACAGCTCATCACCGTAAAACACGGCCAAAGAAGACTCAACCGTGGGATAGGAACCGTGGCCCCACCGTTTATCCACCGCTACCTTCTCTTCCTTCTGAGTGGAGTTTTGCTCCTGCTACTGATAATGATTCTCAGGTTGAATCTTCTCCATCTTCATCCGAGTAG
- the LOC139839533 gene encoding ras-related protein Rab2BV-like has translation MAYKVDHGYDYLFKIVLIGDSGVGKSNILARFTRNEFCLESKSTIGVEFATRTVQVEGKTVKAQIWDTAGQERYRAITSAYYRGAVGALLIYDITKAQSFQNVQRWLRELREHADSNIVIMLAGNKADLSNNRVVKESDGQKLAEQEGLVFLETSALEALNVEKAFQMILLDIHKIVSKKALAAQEAASSSTSIPSHTTTIKVGDYDNKSSRKCCSN, from the exons ATGGCATATAAGGTTGATCATGGCTATGATTATTTATTTAAGATAGTTTTAATTGGTGATTCTGGTGTTGGAAAATCTAACATTCTTGCACGGTTTACGCGTAATGAATTCTGTTTGGAGTCTAAATCCACCATTGGTGTCGAATTCGCTACAAGGACCGTTCAG GTTGAAGGTAAGACGGTAAAAGCACAAATATGGGACACTGCAGGTCAAGAGAGGTACAGAGCCATCACGAGTGCTTATTACAGAGGAGCTGTGGGTGCCCTCTTGATTTATGACATCACAAAGGCCCAATCATTTCAAAACGTTCAACGATGGCTAAGAGAACTTAGGGAGCATGCAGACTCGAACATTGTCATCATGTTGGCTGGAAACAAGGCTGATTTGAGCAATAACAGAGTTGTTAAAGAAAGTGATGGACAAAAGTTAGCTGAACAAGAAGGATTGGTGTTTCTAGAAACTTCCGCACTCGAAGCATTGAATGTTGAAAAGGCGTTTCAGATGATTTTATTGGATATTCATAAGATTGTAAGCAAGAAAGCATTGGCTGCTCAAGAAGCTGCGTCGTCTTCTACTTCGATTCCTAGTCATACTACTACTATAAAAGTTGGTGATTATGATAACAAGTCTTCAAGGAAATGTTGTTCTAACTAG
- the LOC139840301 gene encoding protein NEDD1-like: protein MNFTDPEMSLLAASGGDTVKLFDLSMDHGDPCVLTHTPSPGSHVNSVKWNHTNLVVASAGDDKKISFWRKNGQSMGTIPTAGTDSGDNIEESIFTINFSTKQSRYLCSGGSGQVVRIWDLQRRRCIKWLKGHTDTITDVKYNCRDDNLASISLCGDLLIHNLSSGARPTELKDPNGQVLRVLDYSRISRHLLVTAGDDGSVHLWDTSSTSRNPNPKISWLKQHSAPTAGISFSPSSDKMIASVGLDKKLYTFDSGSKRPSFCIPYEAPFSSVAYRDDGNTLAAGTTTGQVVFYDVRAKPQPFTVLRAYSNSEAVTSLCWQRSKPDHINEKNCTPDTALIGNNVDDSIVMPDPLPPPTISASSIPGSRNSIRAGPSPESATSAVVSGYDSSAGEETPLRSSLWAGGLSRLNAPRGYNFNYKDDMDVFSPLQEVQPITPSFDKLFEGTRNEFEKKTSLLFPSSKRFPLAMDVGSDPQSIFDWKPPSTMDDTRTPISQPISSPVKANEPSSITPPEAWGGERASDKFARPRQQGTLPSRFATLASSSSISSGSMMTGLQDLSLPSNQTGINYRVRDSSFSQESPLAFSDVTFGSTSVTLGVKGNMESSTQTRRFSSYAERISTNPSFSDGTVCAVGSPKVKKTGAETKEEPLSSFSPKQEISVVKESEIPTSMNGMNTQQQKTPLQGSSSFSLQLFQGTLDEALGSFQKSIHEDVRNLHIEVLRQFHMQEMQMSNAMSSILETQAELMKEIKLLRKENQELRQLL from the exons ATGAATTTTACCGATCCAGAAATGTCGCTATTGGCCGCTAGCGGTGGCGACACTGTGAAATTGTTTGACTTGTCCATGGATCACGGCGATCCTTGTGTTCTTACTCACACTCCTTCACCTGGTTCTCATGTTAATTCTGTTAAGTGGAATCATACAA ATTTGGTGGTGGCAAGTGCTGGTGATGATAAAAAGATATCATTTTGGCGAAAAAATGGTCAAAGTATGGGTACCATTCCTACTGCCGGCACTGACAGTGGTGATAATATTGAG GAATCTATATTTACTATCAACTTTAGTACAAAACAATCTCGTTACTTATGTTCTGGTGGAAGTGGTCAAGTAGTGAGAATATGGGATTTGCAGAGGAGGAGGTGTATAAAGTGGTTAAAGGGTCATACAGACACAATAACAGATGTAAAATACAATTGCAGAGATGATAATTTAGCTTCCATTAGTCTTTGCGGCGATCTTCTTATTCACAACCTTTCGTCTGGAGCAAGGCCTACTGAACTCAAGGATCCAAATGGACAG GTCTTGAGGGTGCTTGATTATTCACGGATTAGCAGGCACCTTTTAGTGACTGCTGGTGATGATGGCTCTGTTCATTTGTGGGATACAAGTTCAACTAGTCGGAACCCAAATCCAAAG ATTTCTTGGTTAAAGCAGCATTCTGCACCAACAGCTGGCATCAGTTTTTCACCGTCCAGTGACAAG ATGATTGCTAGTGTGGGACTAGATAAAAAGTTATACACTTTTGACTCCGGGTCAAAAAgaccctcgttttgcattccatatgAAGCACCTTTTTCTTCAGTTGCATACAGAGACGATGGAAACACGCTGGCTGCTGGAACAACTACTGGTCAGGTTGTATTCTATGATGTTCGTGCAAAACCACAACCGTTTACCGTTCTTCGTGCTTATTCAAATTCTGAG GCCGTCACAAGTTTATGCTGGCAAAGATCAAAGCCCGATCATATAAATGAAAAAAATTGCACACCAGATACAGCTCTCATTGGAAATAATGTGGATGATTCAATTGTTATGCCGGACCCACTGCCTCCCCCAACCATATCTGCTTCTTCAATTCCCGGGTCCCGGAATTCTATTCGTGCGGGACCCTCTCCGGAGTCTGCCACATCAGCAGTTGTTAGTGGTTATGATTCATCTGCAGGGGAAGAAACACCATTAAGAAGCTCATTATGGGCAGGTGGATTGTCTAGATTAAATGCCCCACGAGGTTATAATTTTAATTACAAGGATGATATGGACGTGTTCTCACCATTGCAAGAAGTACAACCGATCACACCGTCTTTTGATAAGTTATTTGAAGGAACTAGAAATGAATTTGAGAAAAAAACTTCTCTTTTGTTTCCTTCATCGAAAAGATTCCCTCTTGCAATGGATGTGGGCAGTGATCCTCAGTCAATATTTGACTGGAAACCTCCCTCAACTATG GATGACACCCGAACGCCCATCTCTCAGCCAATTTCTTCTCCTGTAAAAGCCAATGAACCGTCATCGATTACACCTCCGGAAGCATGGGGTGGCGAAAGAGCATCCGATAAATTCGCCCGTCCACGTCAGCAAGGGACACTTCCTTCTCGGTTTGCAACATTGGCATCTTCTTCCAGTATATCTTCAGGATCCATGATGACTGGACTACAAGATTTAAGTTTACCTTCAAATCAGACGGGTATTAATTACCGAGTCAGGGACAGCTCTTTTAGCCAAGAGAGCCCTTTAGCGTTTTCTGATGTCACATTTGGTTCTACATCTGTTACACTTGGTGTGAAAGGGAATATGGAATCTTCTACCCAAACTAGAAGGTTTTCAAGTTATGCTGAGAGAATAAGCACTAACCCATCCTTTAGTGACGGTACAGTATGTGCTGTGGGGTCCCCGAAAGTAAAGAAAACAGGGGCTGAAACAAAAGAAGAGCCTTTGAGTAGCTTTTCACCAAAGCAGGAGATTTCGGTTGTCAAAGAATCTGAAATTCCTACATCCATGAAT GGTATGAATACACAACAGCAGAAAACACCTTTGCAGGGATCTTCTTCATTCTCACTTCAACTGTTTCAAGGGACACTTGATGAAGCTCTTGGTTCTTTTCAGAAATCCATTCATGAAGATGTTAGAAATCTTCATATTGAAGTTTTAAGGCAATTTCATATGCAGGAG ATGCAAATGTCTAATGCAATGAGCTCGATTTTGGAAACTCAGGCAGAGCTTATGAAGGAAATCAAATTGTTACGCAAGGAGAATCAGGAACTTCGGCAGCTTTTATGA